The Fulvia fulva chromosome 1, complete sequence region CTGTCAGCGAAAAGTACAACATATTACCTTCGGCAGGCCTGCTTTTGTTCCCAGAAGATGTGGAGAAGGATGACTACTTGCACAATCCCGATCCGAACGACAAGGATGGCAAGCTGAGTTGTGCCGATTTGTTCAGCAGACGTGGCATTGTGAACGTGGGAGGTCTGGCATTGATTACCATTGGAATATTGATTCTGTTCATCGGATACCCCATATTGTAAGTATGTTGCGGAGGAGGAAACAGAACGGTCACGCTAACAGCGCGTAGAACATTCGTTCAAGCGGCGATAAATCCTGGAGGAGACTCTTGCACTTCCAATCCTGACTGCATTGCTGGTGATCGAGATCTGCTCAAGAATCTGCGGAAAGGGCTCATTGACCCAGACACACCCGAAAGTGCGAAGACGAGAACTGGAGACAACGGCAAGAAGCAGGTCCTTGCTTTCAGCGACGAGTTCAACGAGGATGGGCGCACGTTCTACGATGGTGACGATCCGTACTTCCAAGGCATGGACTACTGGTACGGTGTTACTCAAGATCTCGAATGGTACGACCCGGATGCGCTTATTACCAAAGATGGAGTGCTCAACTTCCGCTTCGATGCCTTCCAGAATCACAATCTGAACTACCGGTCTGGCATGCTGCAATCCTGGAACAAATTGTGTTTCAAGGGTGGATATCTCGAAGCGTCCATGTCTCTGCCTGGACGTGGTGACACCATCGGTTTTTGGCCTGGTTTCTGGGCGATGGGAAACTTGGGAAGGCCAGGATATGCAGCGACAACAGATGGCATGTGGCCATACAGCTACCACGACACCTGCGATCCTGGCATCACACCCAATCAGTCAGATCCAGATGGTCTGAACTGGCTTCCTGGAATGCGTTTGCCCGCGTGTACATGCACAGGAGGAGACCATCCTTCGCCTGGTAACAGCAGAAGTGCACCGGAGATCGATGCTATCGAGGCTTCGGTGGTCTATCTCGACCCTCCAATGGGCGCAGCTGTGGGAGATGCCTCACAATCATTCCAAGTGGCACCGTTCGATCTGTTCTCCCAGCCCAACGCCGAGTGGTCCGAGATCTATGACTATCAGATCACCTCTGCCAACTCATACCAGGGAGGCGTGTACCAGCAAGCTGTTTCCGCGCTGACAACACTGAGCAACGATTGGTATGATGGCAAAGGTTATCAGATCTACGCCTTTGAGTACGAACCAGGAGCTGATGGCTACGTCACATGGTATGTTGGCGACCAGAAAACCTGGAAAGTCACTGGCAATTCCGTCGGACCAAATGGCAACATTGGGCAACGAGTGATACCTGAGGAGCCCATGACTATTATTGCCAACTTCGGTATGAGCAGCAGTTTCGCGCAAGTCAACTTCACCGGACTTGCTAGTCTCATGCCAGCGACCATGCGAATCGACTATATCCGGATCTACCAGGACGAAGACGGCGAGATGACTTGCGATCCTCAAGGGTACCCGACCACTGATTACATTGCGAAACATCCGGAACCGTATGCAAATGTCAATTTGACACATTGGTATGACCCTACCTCAGATCAAAGCTGCCAGATGGTATACTAACCCTTCACAGGCACCAAGCCGACTACGACTTTCCAAAGAACTCGTTCATGCACGGGTGCAAAGCCGAGAACTACGACGGCGGCAGCACGAAGAAGTTCAAGAAGACCAAGAGATCGACGAACACGAAGCGATCCTGGATTCCCTGGAGATAAAGGCTCAGTACGAGATTCGCCTAGCGCGCTTATGAACGCGAACTAGGCTTCCAAGATGGTCACGAAGAACAAGACTTCCTTTCTGCTTTAAACAGCATTTCCAGCATCGCGCCAGCCCCGCGACACAACAAATAGATCGGGATCCGGGTTGAACCTGGATCCTTCTGGCGCACACAACTACAGATCAATGGACCACGGGACTTCCTCCTGTATATGCACACATACTGCTTGCTTGCTAGTTGGTTCTATTCCCTGTAGATAGAGATACAGACATCATTGTTCCTGCATTTGGGCGGCATTTCGCGGCGTTGGGGTAAGGGTTGGGTACCTTGGGACATCTCGTCAGAACGGGAGGCATGCATGGTATTGCAACATCGTCAGTCGAAGCATTTCAGCGAGGCTTCTGGTAATCTTTAACTCCAAATGATAGCATGAGGGAAGAGGTGGCGGATGACGGAGTATCATCCGGGAAGACCTTGGGGGGGAAGGGATTGATATGGTCGGTCACTAGAGACAAAAGGGATGAGAGCAATGACAAAAATTTCATAGTGGTTGCCCCTTCTCCCGATATCATATGAGTCGTCCTACATGATCGTATACCCTCCATCAACAGGGAGGCTGACGCCAGTAATCCAAGCAACATCATCGCTAGCCAGGAACAAAGCAGCCCGAGCGACGTCTTCGGTCGACCCCATACCTGGACCTGTCAGTTATGAGCACAACTTTGACGTCAGAATCCATACCTCCAAAAGGATGAGCCTTATCAATCTCCGCCTGCTACTCTGGATCATTCTGCAGATTCTGCGTCACGATCGTCCTGAGAAACCCAGGTGCAATGGCATTAACATGAATTCTATGCGGTGCATAGTCCAGGGCCACTACACACCTCAATACGTCAACACAACATCATATCATCGCCAGAAGACCTTGACAAGGGAACTTACCTTGCTTCGTCAATTGCACCACCGCCCCTTTCGAGGCTGTATACGCCGCTGCTCTCCTTATCAGTCCATCCCGCAATCCCTTCGGACTTTAACTCACGAGTATTGAAATACGCCACCAACCCCTGTACACTCGCCGTGTTTACTACCCACCCTCGACTTTTCGTTCCTGGTAACAAGTCCTGTTTCAACATCTGGGTTATGCCGTACTTACAGCCTAAGAAAACTCCCTTGACATTGATGGACATGGTCAGGTCCCAGTCTGATTCGGAGAGTTGGTGAATTCCGTGTGGGGTGGGGTGGGTTGATTCGACGGAGATGCCGGCGTTGTTGAGGAGAATGTCGAGGCGGGAGTAGGTAGAGACGCATTTTGCTACGGCGGCTTCAACATCCTCAGCTTTCGTTACGTCTGCCTTCACGAAGATCGCTCGGTCCTCGCCATGGAGGCGGTGGAGTTGTTCGATTGTGCTTTCGCCTTCGATGCGGTTGTTGAAGTCGTCGGATTTTTGGGTTGAGGCCTGAGGTTGTGAGCGTCAGTCAGGAATCATAAAGATCGGAAAGTAATACATTAGTGGCATTCCTTGGTCTGTCATAGAGGTCTACACAGCAGATCTTGGCACCTTCGGATGCGAAAAGGAGGCTGATGGAGCGGC contains the following coding sequences:
- a CDS encoding Dihydroanticapsin 7-dehydrogenase, with protein sequence MPGRLQDRIALITGASSGLGRSISLLFASEGAKICCVDLYDRPRNATNASTQKSDDFNNRIEGESTIEQLHRLHGEDRAIFVKADVTKAEDVEAAVAKCVSTYSRLDILLNNAGISVESTHPTPHGIHQLSESDWDLTMSINVKGVFLGCKYGITQMLKQDLLPGTKSRGWVVNTASVQGLVAYFNTPAYTASKGAVVQLTKQVALDYAPHRIHVNAIAPGFLRTIQAEIDKAHPFGGMGSTEDVARAALFLASDDVAWITGVSLPVDGGYTIM